In Acidaminococcus timonensis, one DNA window encodes the following:
- the mutL gene encoding DNA mismatch repair endonuclease MutL, with amino-acid sequence MSAKVQLLDQNTSNQIAAGEVVEKPASVVKELVENSLDAGATQIDVSIFAGGTEFIRVRDNGSGMDEENARMAILRHATSKIVKADDLLTLHTLGFRGEALPSIASVSHFTLLTREADSDFATRITIDGGEDMDVETMGGDVGTTITVKDLFYNVPARRKFLRTVNTEGRYISEILGKIALSRPDVHLTLTRDDKEVINTPGSGDILDTIEALYGKAVTRELLTVEYEQDGIKITGYISRPTLLKGTRQWQTLFVNGRCINNRMVSKAIDHAYQSQIPKAGFPFAVLNIGIDTHLIDINVHPQKSEIKFGDESAVYRAVYHGLCNALTQPMAGRETKDGSVELAQPGPQREEKPFLRPQAAPPEQKPLFTGGDRGFQPRSQTFGRSFASSPGGSYGQPVWKVPDQVSEEAGEKFFEAQRAVGARQEPEVDPVTGEVAPQSAPAAGDAEVTEASLENACNSGVDMIWPLGQVDRTFIIAQSETALYLIDQHAAHERIMYDKFVRQQQEIPSQQLLLPLFLNVTKPDVDAIEEYRDQFLKLGVDVEPAGESTLRVSALPADVANGQAEGFIDDILKLLSENKNIRTSDLRESVLHYAACHSAIRAGEVLNIRQMRQVILELLNTEHPFTCPHGRPCMIQLNSDELFHMFKRT; translated from the coding sequence ATGAGCGCCAAGGTCCAACTGCTGGATCAGAATACCAGCAACCAGATCGCAGCCGGGGAAGTGGTGGAAAAACCTGCTTCCGTGGTGAAGGAACTGGTGGAGAATTCCCTGGATGCCGGTGCCACCCAGATCGATGTGAGCATCTTCGCCGGGGGCACGGAGTTCATCCGGGTGCGGGACAACGGTTCCGGCATGGATGAAGAGAACGCCCGCATGGCCATCCTGCGCCACGCCACCAGCAAGATCGTAAAGGCGGACGACCTGCTGACCCTGCACACCCTGGGGTTCCGGGGGGAGGCCCTGCCCAGCATTGCCTCTGTCAGCCATTTTACCCTGCTGACAAGGGAAGCCGACTCGGATTTTGCCACCCGCATCACCATCGACGGGGGCGAAGATATGGACGTGGAGACCATGGGCGGCGATGTAGGCACCACCATTACGGTGAAGGACCTGTTCTATAACGTGCCGGCCCGGCGGAAGTTCCTGCGGACGGTGAATACGGAAGGCCGCTACATCAGCGAGATCCTGGGCAAGATTGCCCTTTCCCGGCCCGATGTGCACCTGACATTGACCCGGGATGACAAAGAAGTGATCAATACTCCGGGGAGCGGAGATATCCTGGACACCATTGAAGCCCTGTACGGCAAGGCGGTGACCCGAGAACTGCTGACGGTGGAGTATGAGCAGGACGGGATCAAAATCACCGGCTACATCAGCCGGCCCACCCTGCTGAAGGGCACCCGCCAGTGGCAGACCCTGTTTGTGAACGGCCGGTGCATCAACAACCGGATGGTGAGCAAGGCCATCGACCACGCCTACCAGAGCCAGATCCCCAAGGCCGGATTTCCCTTTGCGGTGCTGAACATCGGCATCGACACCCATCTCATCGACATCAATGTGCATCCCCAGAAAAGCGAAATCAAGTTCGGGGATGAAAGCGCTGTATACCGGGCAGTGTACCATGGCCTGTGCAATGCCCTGACCCAGCCCATGGCCGGACGGGAAACGAAGGATGGTTCTGTGGAGTTGGCCCAGCCGGGTCCCCAGAGGGAGGAAAAACCCTTCCTGCGGCCCCAGGCGGCGCCTCCGGAGCAGAAGCCCCTGTTTACCGGAGGTGACCGGGGGTTCCAGCCCCGCAGCCAGACCTTCGGACGCAGCTTTGCCTCCAGCCCCGGCGGCAGCTATGGTCAGCCCGTGTGGAAGGTGCCGGACCAGGTGTCCGAAGAGGCCGGAGAAAAGTTTTTCGAAGCCCAGCGGGCCGTGGGCGCCCGGCAGGAGCCGGAGGTGGATCCGGTAACCGGGGAAGTTGCGCCCCAGAGCGCTCCTGCCGCAGGGGATGCGGAGGTGACGGAGGCTTCACTGGAAAACGCCTGCAACAGCGGGGTGGATATGATCTGGCCCCTGGGCCAGGTGGACAGGACCTTCATCATCGCCCAGTCGGAGACGGCTCTGTACCTGATCGACCAGCATGCGGCCCACGAACGGATCATGTACGACAAGTTCGTGCGCCAGCAGCAGGAGATCCCCTCCCAGCAGCTGCTGCTCCCTCTGTTCCTGAATGTGACCAAGCCCGACGTGGACGCCATCGAGGAATACCGGGACCAGTTTCTGAAGCTGGGGGTGGATGTGGAACCGGCGGGGGAGAGCACCCTGCGGGTTTCGGCCCTGCCCGCCGACGTGGCCAACGGCCAGGCGGAAGGGTTCATCGATGATATATTGAAGCTTTTGTCCGAGAACAAGAACATCAGGACCAGCGATCTGCGGGAGAGCGTGCTCCATTACGCCGCCTGCCACAGTGCCATCCGGGCCGGGGAAGTGCTGAACATCCGGCAGATGCGCCAGGTGATCCTGGAGCTTCTGAACACCGAGCATCCCTTCACCTGTCCCCACGGCCGGCCCTGCATGATCCAGTTGAACAGTGACGAACTGTTCCATATGTTCAAGAGAACGTGA
- a CDS encoding class I SAM-dependent methyltransferase — translation MSIYAVTTIRNPGGDLLQQARVWARDLHLPLIPRPLHGSMETFLAKKGLKAVLIASHLGPQVMTEEGLLRYHPNMSVPRIRTLKRGGSDHLMEACGLQPGMRFLDCTLGLAADSAVASFVTGPTGKVVGLEASPVLYQLVTQGLQEYAIDDPDITAALRRIQTRYGRAEELMPTFPADSFDVVYFDPMFRRPIGNSSSMQPLRPATYHRPLDRSMVEEALRLAPKVVVKERDEDLLRSLGAREVLGGKYSRVRYGVIHREEGARWGN, via the coding sequence ATGTCCATTTATGCTGTCACCACCATTCGCAACCCGGGAGGGGACCTGCTGCAGCAGGCCCGCGTCTGGGCCCGGGACCTGCACCTTCCCCTGATTCCCCGGCCCCTCCATGGCAGCATGGAGACGTTCCTGGCAAAAAAAGGACTGAAGGCCGTGCTCATCGCCTCCCATCTGGGGCCGCAGGTGATGACGGAAGAGGGGCTGCTGCGTTACCATCCCAACATGAGCGTGCCCCGCATCCGTACCCTGAAACGGGGCGGCAGCGACCACCTGATGGAGGCCTGCGGCCTGCAGCCCGGCATGCGGTTCCTGGACTGCACCCTGGGCCTGGCCGCCGATTCTGCGGTGGCTTCTTTTGTGACAGGTCCCACTGGCAAGGTGGTGGGCCTGGAGGCCTCTCCGGTCTTGTACCAGCTGGTGACCCAGGGGCTGCAGGAATATGCCATCGATGACCCGGACATCACCGCTGCCCTGCGGCGGATCCAGACCCGCTACGGCAGGGCTGAGGAGCTGATGCCCACATTTCCGGCGGATTCTTTCGACGTGGTTTACTTCGACCCCATGTTCCGCCGGCCCATCGGCAACTCGTCCAGCATGCAGCCCCTGCGGCCTGCCACCTATCACAGGCCCCTGGACCGGTCCATGGTGGAGGAGGCCCTGCGCCTTGCCCCCAAAGTGGTGGTCAAGGAACGGGATGAGGATCTGCTCCGCAGCCTGGGAGCCCGGGAGGTGCTGGGAGGAAAATACAGCAGGGTGCGCTACGGCGTCATCCACAGAGAGGAGGGAGCCCGGTGGGGGAACTGA
- the miaA gene encoding tRNA (adenosine(37)-N6)-dimethylallyltransferase MiaA: MGELKKPKVIVILGPTATGKSHCGIALARKLGGEIISGDSMLVFRHMDIATAKPTAEELALVPHHLVDILEPAEKYSVVDFQQQADAWIRDCNARGKMPLLVGGTGLYIKALLEHYDFSSVDESSALREKLNAFADREGNGALHAKLEKLDPAKAGELKINDRRRIIRAIETTLGGDRVSAEKAAESPYDAVVFGLQMPRASLYDRINRRVDLMVEQGLFEETRKLLHMGVPLTAQSMKSIGYRQVVQYFRGEWTREESIAKLKQATRNFAKRQITWYKKMPYIQWLSLDDPPDYAACVAAMLQKLEEMQFIPN, translated from the coding sequence GTGGGGGAACTGAAAAAACCGAAAGTCATCGTCATCCTGGGCCCCACGGCCACAGGCAAGAGCCACTGCGGCATCGCCCTGGCCCGGAAGCTGGGCGGGGAGATCATATCCGGAGATTCCATGCTGGTATTCCGCCATATGGACATTGCCACCGCCAAGCCCACGGCAGAGGAACTGGCCCTGGTACCCCATCATCTGGTGGATATCCTGGAACCGGCTGAGAAATATTCTGTGGTGGATTTCCAGCAGCAGGCCGACGCCTGGATCCGGGACTGCAACGCCCGGGGAAAAATGCCCCTTCTGGTAGGAGGGACGGGCCTGTACATCAAGGCCCTGCTGGAGCATTACGATTTCTCCAGTGTGGACGAATCGTCGGCATTGCGCGAAAAATTGAACGCTTTTGCAGACCGGGAGGGGAACGGGGCCCTTCACGCCAAACTGGAAAAACTGGATCCGGCCAAAGCAGGGGAATTGAAGATTAACGACAGAAGGCGTATAATAAGAGCCATAGAGACAACCCTGGGTGGGGACCGGGTATCGGCGGAAAAAGCCGCAGAAAGCCCCTACGATGCGGTTGTCTTTGGTTTGCAGATGCCTCGTGCTTCTTTGTATGACCGGATCAACCGGCGGGTTGATCTGATGGTGGAACAGGGCCTTTTCGAAGAAACCCGGAAGCTTCTCCATATGGGGGTGCCCCTTACGGCACAGTCCATGAAGAGCATCGGCTATCGGCAGGTGGTGCAGTATTTCCGCGGAGAGTGGACACGGGAAGAAAGCATCGCCAAACTGAAACAGGCTACCCGGAACTTTGCCAAACGGCAGATCACCTGGTACAAGAAAATGCCCTACATCCAGTGGCTATCCCTGGATGATCCTCCTGATTACGCAGCCTGTGTGGCTGCGATGCTCCAGAAGCTGGAGGAGATGCAGTTCATTCCAAACTGA
- the hfq gene encoding RNA chaperone Hfq produces MTTGNRPLNLQDSFLNKVRSEKKTIVIYLMNGFQVRGKVWGFDNFTVILESEGKQQLIYKHAISTIAPVENEAILVLKKGNDQGVSHE; encoded by the coding sequence ATGACGACCGGCAACAGACCATTGAATCTACAAGACAGTTTTCTGAACAAAGTTCGCAGCGAAAAAAAGACCATTGTGATTTACCTGATGAACGGCTTCCAGGTCCGGGGCAAGGTGTGGGGGTTCGACAACTTTACCGTGATCCTGGAAAGTGAGGGGAAGCAGCAGCTGATCTACAAGCATGCCATCTCCACCATCGCGCCTGTGGAAAACGAGGCCATCTTAGTCCTAAAAAAAGGAAATGATCAGGGTGTCTCTCACGAATAA
- the xerD gene encoding site-specific tyrosine recombinase XerD, with protein sequence MIRVSLTNNLEKEISIFLEYLTVEMGLASNTRESYGRDLRLFAGWIKKPLEQVTREDILRYMKMLKMHNYAPSSSSRKLAALKSFFRFMTAEGFLQEDPSEVVEASTKGLTLPKVMSQEEVKRLLAAPDLSTPEGFRDRTMLEVMYATGMRVSELLSLKRVNVNLETRYVIAYGKGSKERLIPLGQYAIQFLKKYLEKVRPLFIKAGKDDGSLFLTIRGAGMTRQRFWQIIKAYGVKAGITKPLTPHILRHSFATHMLNNGADLRTVQELLGHADISTTQIYTHLTDNRLKAVFDKTHPRA encoded by the coding sequence ATGATCAGGGTGTCTCTCACGAATAATCTGGAAAAAGAAATCAGCATTTTCCTGGAGTATCTGACAGTAGAAATGGGCCTGGCGAGCAATACCCGCGAATCTTACGGGCGGGATCTGCGACTGTTCGCCGGGTGGATCAAAAAGCCCCTGGAGCAGGTGACCCGGGAGGATATCCTGCGGTATATGAAAATGCTGAAAATGCACAACTATGCCCCCAGTTCCTCCTCCCGGAAACTGGCGGCCCTGAAATCCTTCTTCCGGTTCATGACGGCGGAAGGCTTCCTGCAGGAAGATCCGTCGGAAGTGGTGGAGGCCAGCACCAAGGGGCTGACCCTGCCCAAGGTCATGAGCCAGGAGGAGGTGAAACGCCTGCTGGCGGCGCCGGATCTTTCCACCCCCGAAGGCTTCCGGGACCGGACCATGCTGGAGGTGATGTATGCCACCGGCATGCGGGTATCGGAACTTTTGAGCCTGAAACGGGTGAACGTGAACCTGGAGACCCGGTACGTGATTGCCTACGGCAAGGGGTCCAAAGAACGGCTGATCCCTCTGGGCCAGTATGCCATCCAGTTTTTGAAGAAATATCTGGAGAAGGTGCGGCCCCTGTTCATCAAGGCCGGAAAGGATGACGGCAGCCTGTTTTTGACCATCCGGGGTGCCGGCATGACCCGCCAGCGGTTCTGGCAGATCATCAAAGCCTACGGAGTGAAGGCGGGCATTACCAAACCCCTGACTCCCCATATCCTGCGCCACTCCTTTGCCACCCACATGCTGAACAACGGAGCCGATCTGCGCACGGTGCAGGAACTGCTGGGCCATGCGGATATTTCCACCACCCAGATTTATACCCACCTGACTGACAACCGCCTGAAAGCGGTCTTTGACAAAACCCACCCGAGAGCATAG
- the htpX gene encoding zinc metalloprotease HtpX, with amino-acid sequence MFKTTLLMGLMTALLMVIGDYIGGSSGMTFMLAFSILSNVLMYWYSDKLVISQYNAQPVDAGSAPQLYGIVEGLAQRAGLPMPKVYVIDTALPNAFATGRNPSHAAVCVTTGLMELLEPREIAGVLGHEMSHVLHNDILISTIAAGMAGVISVMARFAFWFGGSRDDRRNNPLAGVLMLVLTPIAAAIIQLAISRTREYMADYSGGELSGDPDALADALEKIEGYARYRTMPNATEATAHMFIISPFSAKDAQALFSTHPPTEKRIERLRQEAQEMRSRGMIDPVV; translated from the coding sequence ATGTTCAAGACAACCCTTCTCATGGGCCTGATGACCGCCCTTCTGATGGTCATCGGGGACTACATCGGAGGCAGCAGCGGTATGACGTTCATGCTGGCCTTTTCCATCCTGTCCAATGTGCTGATGTACTGGTACAGTGACAAGCTGGTCATCAGCCAGTACAACGCCCAGCCGGTGGACGCCGGAAGCGCCCCCCAGCTGTACGGCATCGTGGAAGGCCTGGCACAACGTGCGGGGCTGCCCATGCCGAAAGTCTATGTGATCGATACGGCCCTGCCCAATGCCTTCGCCACCGGGCGGAATCCGTCCCATGCCGCCGTGTGTGTGACCACCGGCCTCATGGAGCTGCTGGAACCCCGGGAAATCGCCGGCGTACTGGGCCACGAAATGAGCCATGTGCTCCATAATGATATCCTGATCAGCACCATTGCCGCCGGCATGGCCGGTGTCATCTCTGTGATGGCCCGATTTGCCTTCTGGTTCGGGGGCAGCCGGGATGATCGGCGCAACAATCCTCTGGCCGGTGTGCTGATGCTGGTACTGACCCCCATTGCCGCTGCCATCATCCAGCTGGCCATTTCCCGGACCCGGGAATACATGGCTGACTATTCCGGCGGCGAGCTCAGCGGGGATCCCGATGCCCTGGCGGACGCTCTGGAAAAGATCGAGGGCTATGCCCGGTACCGGACCATGCCCAATGCTACGGAGGCAACGGCCCATATGTTCATCATTTCGCCGTTCTCCGCCAAAGACGCCCAGGCCCTTTTCAGTACCCATCCGCCTACCGAAAAGCGGATCGAACGCCTGCGACAGGAAGCCCAGGAAATGCGCAGCCGGGGCATGATCGACCCGGTGGTGTAA
- a CDS encoding sodium/glutamate symporter has protein sequence MERMIIKLSMFHTLALGVLSIWFGDWLRAKFPFLKKYCLPGAVVGGTIFAIISLLLYNAGICELQFDYKVANSLFYCIFFAASGAAASLSLLKTGGKYVILFCISAAVLAALQNGIALGLGSVLKVPPLLSMMTGSIPMTGGHGNAAAFAPIAVQFGQSNAMEAAIAAATFGLISGAIIGGPFGRFIVRRHHLEDPALDGKGEMEEESGKSTMGNLMHKGDVVQAMYLMCFALGVGGAVFTVLKALHISFPIHVCCMFAGILIRLFFDAKKGADHTALYEGIDTVGDFSLGLFVSMSIISMKLWTLAGMGLQLFILCMAQAIFIIFYSYFVDFFGMGKNYDAAVIAVGHTGFGLGAVPVSMVTMTAVCKKYRYSKLAFFVVPVIGGFLSNITNAIIISKFLDIAHAMQMAMGL, from the coding sequence ATGGAGAGGATGATTATTAAATTATCCATGTTCCACACATTGGCATTGGGTGTACTTTCCATCTGGTTCGGTGACTGGCTGAGAGCCAAATTCCCGTTCCTGAAGAAGTACTGCCTGCCTGGTGCAGTTGTCGGCGGTACGATTTTTGCCATTATCAGTTTATTGCTTTACAACGCGGGCATCTGCGAACTGCAATTTGACTACAAGGTAGCCAACAGCCTGTTCTACTGCATCTTCTTTGCCGCCAGCGGTGCGGCAGCCAGCCTGAGTCTGCTGAAGACCGGCGGGAAATATGTGATCCTGTTCTGCATTTCCGCTGCCGTCCTGGCCGCTCTTCAGAACGGTATCGCACTGGGCCTGGGCTCTGTACTGAAGGTTCCGCCTCTGCTGTCCATGATGACCGGTTCCATTCCCATGACCGGGGGCCACGGCAACGCCGCAGCCTTTGCTCCCATCGCCGTACAGTTCGGCCAGAGCAATGCCATGGAAGCCGCCATCGCTGCAGCCACCTTTGGTCTGATCTCCGGCGCCATCATCGGCGGGCCTTTTGGCCGATTCATCGTCCGGAGACATCACCTGGAAGATCCTGCCCTGGATGGGAAGGGTGAAATGGAAGAAGAATCCGGGAAGTCCACCATGGGCAACCTGATGCACAAGGGCGATGTGGTCCAGGCCATGTACCTGATGTGTTTTGCCCTGGGGGTTGGCGGTGCCGTGTTCACCGTGCTGAAAGCCCTGCACATCTCCTTCCCGATCCACGTATGCTGCATGTTTGCCGGCATCCTGATCCGTCTGTTCTTCGACGCCAAGAAGGGCGCAGATCATACGGCCCTGTATGAAGGCATCGATACCGTTGGGGACTTCTCCCTGGGTCTGTTCGTGTCCATGTCCATCATTTCCATGAAACTGTGGACCCTGGCCGGCATGGGCCTCCAGCTGTTCATCCTCTGCATGGCCCAGGCCATTTTCATCATCTTCTACTCCTATTTCGTGGACTTCTTCGGAATGGGCAAGAACTACGACGCGGCGGTCATCGCCGTTGGCCACACCGGATTCGGTCTGGGCGCCGTGCCTGTATCCATGGTGACCATGACGGCGGTGTGCAAGAAGTACCGGTATTCCAAACTGGCCTTCTTCGTGGTACCGGTGATCGGCGGGTTCCTGAGCAACATCACCAACGCCATCATCATTTCCAAATTCCTGGATATTGCACATGCCATGCAGATGGCCATGGGCCTCTAA
- a CDS encoding anaerobic ribonucleoside-triphosphate reductase activating protein, with translation MYLAGWQKLSLVDFPGRVACTLFTGGCNLRCPYCHNSELLEGDIPQVELQEVLDYLDKRQGILDGVVVSGGEPCMQPGLLEFLAVLKDRDLLVKLDTNGCYPDVLQQALERGLVDYVAMDLKNSPEEYALTTGTDSVPLEKIRESVEQLLTQKIPFELRTTVVVQLHSKHSFERMRDFLLPLVAKTGKKIPDFYLQAFKDRETVPFAGFSAPDRNTLEAYGSLLATVANNVHLRGV, from the coding sequence ATGTATCTTGCCGGCTGGCAGAAACTTTCCCTGGTGGATTTCCCGGGACGGGTGGCCTGTACCCTGTTCACCGGAGGCTGCAACCTGCGGTGCCCCTATTGCCACAACAGCGAGCTTCTGGAGGGGGATATACCCCAGGTGGAACTGCAGGAGGTACTGGACTATCTGGACAAGCGTCAGGGGATCCTGGACGGCGTGGTGGTCAGTGGGGGAGAACCCTGTATGCAGCCCGGCCTGCTGGAATTCCTGGCGGTATTGAAGGACAGGGACCTTCTTGTGAAGCTGGATACCAACGGATGCTATCCGGATGTGCTGCAGCAGGCCCTGGAGCGGGGCCTGGTGGATTATGTGGCCATGGATCTGAAAAACAGCCCGGAGGAATACGCCCTTACCACCGGCACCGATTCCGTGCCCCTGGAAAAGATCCGGGAAAGCGTGGAACAGCTGCTGACCCAAAAAATCCCATTTGAACTACGGACCACGGTTGTGGTACAATTACATAGTAAACATTCGTTCGAAAGAATGAGGGATTTTCTCCTGCCGCTGGTTGCCAAAACTGGAAAAAAGATTCCCGATTTCTATCTCCAGGCCTTCAAGGATCGGGAGACCGTTCCCTTTGCAGGCTTTTCGGCCCCTGACCGTAATACCCTGGAAGCCTACGGGTCCCTGCTTGCAACGGTTGCCAACAATGTCCACTTGAGAGGGGTATAG
- a CDS encoding ribonucleoside triphosphate reductase has product MYSVVKRDGKIVDFDVTKISNAITKAFKALKKNYHPSIINMLALQVTADFDPKIKNDLISVESIQDSVEKILSDSGYADVAKAYILYRKQREQVRNVNSSLLNYKELVDNYLKVNDWRVKENSTVTYSVGGLILSNSGAITANYWLNEIYDKEVADAHKSAAMHIHDLSMLTGYCAGWSLKQLIQEGLGGIPGKITSSPASHLSTLCNQMVNFLGIMQNEWAGAQAFSSFDTYLAPFVKKDNLSYKEVKQCVQSFIYGVNTPSRWGTQAPFSNITLDWTCPEDLKDVPAIVGGKEQDFTYGDCKKEMDMVNKAFIENMIEGDANGRGFQYPIPTYSITKDFDWSDTENNRLLFEMTAKYGTPYFSNYINSDMKPSDVRSMCCRLRLDLRELRKKSGGFFGSGESTGSVGVVTINMPRIAYLAKDEKDFYDRLDHMMDIAARSLKTKRTVITKLLDAGLYPYTKRYLGTFKNHFSTIGLIGMNEVGLNANWLRKDLTHPETLQFTHEVLVHMRERLKDYQEEYGDLYNLEATPAESTTYRLAKHDKELYPDIITANEHGTPYYTNSSHLPVGYTDDLFTALDKEDDLQTLYTSGTVFHAFLGEKLPDWKSAAGLVKKIASNYKLPYFTLSPTYSICREHGYLDGEQYTCPYCGKKTEVYSRITGYYRPVQNWNDGKVQEFKDRKVYNLEDSHLTHGAPQKERPVFQKPRLKTADAGTRNVARTQGKEPAWILFGTHTCPNCRMAVRELEKSGVDFKEIFAEEHPELAEKYQVQSAPTLLVGEGDTLNKIEGFGPIRAFIKEQM; this is encoded by the coding sequence ATGTATTCCGTGGTCAAACGCGATGGCAAGATCGTTGATTTTGACGTGACCAAGATCAGCAACGCCATTACCAAAGCATTCAAAGCACTCAAGAAGAACTATCATCCCAGCATCATCAACATGCTGGCGTTACAGGTGACGGCTGACTTCGATCCCAAGATCAAGAACGATCTGATCAGTGTGGAAAGCATCCAGGACAGTGTGGAAAAGATCCTGTCCGACTCCGGCTATGCCGATGTGGCCAAAGCCTACATCCTGTACCGGAAACAGCGGGAGCAGGTCCGCAACGTGAACTCCTCCCTGCTGAACTACAAGGAGCTGGTGGACAATTACCTGAAGGTGAACGACTGGCGGGTAAAGGAAAACTCCACGGTCACCTATTCCGTGGGAGGCCTGATCCTGTCCAACAGCGGCGCCATTACTGCCAACTACTGGCTGAACGAAATCTACGACAAGGAAGTGGCCGACGCCCACAAGAGCGCTGCCATGCACATCCACGACCTGAGCATGCTCACCGGCTACTGTGCCGGCTGGAGCCTGAAACAGCTGATCCAGGAAGGGCTGGGGGGCATTCCCGGAAAGATCACTTCTTCGCCGGCCAGCCATCTGTCCACCCTGTGCAACCAGATGGTGAACTTCCTGGGGATCATGCAGAACGAATGGGCCGGGGCACAGGCCTTTTCCTCTTTCGATACCTATCTGGCACCTTTTGTGAAAAAGGACAACCTGAGCTATAAAGAAGTGAAACAGTGTGTCCAGAGCTTCATCTACGGGGTCAATACCCCCAGCCGGTGGGGTACCCAGGCACCCTTCTCCAACATCACCCTGGACTGGACCTGCCCGGAGGATCTGAAGGACGTACCGGCCATTGTGGGCGGTAAGGAACAGGACTTCACCTATGGGGACTGCAAGAAGGAAATGGACATGGTGAACAAGGCCTTCATCGAAAACATGATCGAAGGCGATGCCAACGGCCGGGGCTTCCAGTACCCGATCCCCACCTATTCCATTACGAAGGACTTTGACTGGAGCGATACGGAGAACAACCGGCTGCTGTTTGAAATGACGGCCAAATACGGGACTCCCTACTTCTCCAACTACATCAACTCCGACATGAAGCCCAGTGACGTGCGGAGCATGTGCTGCCGGCTGCGCCTGGATCTGCGGGAACTGCGGAAAAAATCCGGCGGGTTCTTCGGATCCGGAGAATCCACAGGCAGCGTAGGCGTGGTGACCATCAACATGCCCCGGATCGCCTATCTGGCCAAAGATGAAAAAGACTTCTACGACCGTCTGGACCATATGATGGACATTGCCGCCCGCAGCTTGAAGACCAAGCGGACCGTGATCACCAAGCTGTTGGATGCGGGACTGTATCCCTACACCAAACGGTATCTGGGCACCTTCAAGAACCACTTCAGCACCATCGGCCTGATCGGCATGAACGAAGTGGGCCTGAACGCCAACTGGCTGCGGAAGGACCTGACCCATCCGGAAACCCTGCAGTTCACCCATGAAGTGCTGGTGCACATGCGGGAACGGCTGAAGGATTACCAGGAGGAGTACGGGGATCTGTACAACCTGGAAGCTACTCCGGCGGAATCCACCACCTATCGTCTGGCCAAGCACGACAAGGAACTGTATCCGGACATCATCACCGCCAATGAACATGGCACCCCGTACTATACCAATTCGTCCCACCTGCCCGTGGGGTATACGGACGATCTGTTCACTGCCCTGGACAAGGAGGACGACCTGCAGACTCTGTATACGTCCGGCACGGTGTTCCATGCCTTCCTGGGCGAAAAGCTGCCCGACTGGAAGAGTGCCGCCGGCCTGGTGAAGAAGATCGCCTCCAACTACAAACTGCCGTATTTCACCCTGTCTCCCACCTACAGCATCTGCCGGGAACACGGGTATCTGGACGGCGAACAGTACACCTGCCCCTATTGTGGCAAAAAGACCGAAGTGTACAGCCGGATTACCGGGTACTATCGTCCGGTGCAGAACTGGAATGACGGCAAGGTGCAGGAATTCAAGGATCGGAAGGTGTACAACCTGGAAGATTCCCATCTGACCCACGGAGCCCCGCAAAAGGAGCGCCCGGTGTTCCAGAAGCCCCGTCTGAAGACGGCTGACGCCGGGACCCGGAACGTGGCCAGGACCCAGGGAAAGGAACCGGCCTGGATCCTGTTTGGCACCCATACCTGTCCCAACTGCAGGATGGCGGTGCGGGAACTGGAGAAATCCGGAGTGGACTTCAAGGAAATCTTTGCCGAGGAGCATCCGGAACTGGCCGAAAAATACCAGGTCCAGAGTGCACCCACCCTGCTGGTAGGGGAAGGGGATACCCTGAACAAAATCGAAGGCTTTGGCCCCATCCGGGCGTTTATTAAGGAACAGATGTGA